A single window of Rhodamnia argentea isolate NSW1041297 chromosome 5, ASM2092103v1, whole genome shotgun sequence DNA harbors:
- the LOC125315160 gene encoding uncharacterized protein LOC125315160, with translation MEYTLKNVASGTPGGIHFDNHIGFPYSLQTMMESMDFVWRLFRQEAHDDRKSITRVSLFVENMNAVAHISNGDIHISATHLRDFSGVAKARFTGIMYYAMGCVWQWDGAGQAPSGLVQGIADFVRLRSGYVPSHWAAPGQGNRWDQGYDVTARFLDYCESLRNGFVAELNKKMRTGYSNAYFVELLGKSVDQLWNDYKAKYAT, from the coding sequence ATGGAGTACACCTTGAAGAACGTAGCCAGCGGCACTCCCGGCGGCATCCATTTCGATAATCACATCGGGTTCCCGTACAGCTTGCAGACCATGATGGAATCCATGGATTTCGTTTGGAGGCTCTTCCGTCAGGAGGCCCACGACGATCGCAAGAGCATCACAAGAGTGAGCCTGTTCGTGGAGAACATGAACGCCGTAGCCCACATCAGCAACGGCGATATCCACATAAGCGCCACGCACCTCAGGGACTTCTCGGGGGTCGCCAAGGCACGGTTCACAGGGATCATGTACTACGCGATGGGGTGTGTGTGGCAGTGGGATGGGGCCGGGCAGGCCCCCAGCGGGCTCGTTCAGGGGATCGCGGATTTCGTGAGGCTCCGGTCGGGGTACGTGCCGTCCCACTGGGCGGCGCCAGGCCAGGGCAATAGGTGGGACCAGGGTTACGACGTCACGGCGCGTTTTCTTGACTACTGCGAGAGCCTCAGGAACGGGTTCGTCGCCGAACTGAACAAGAAGATGAGGACTGGTTATAGCAATGCCTACTTTGTTGAGCTCCTAGGCAAGAGCGTTGACCAGCTCTGGAACGACTACAAGGCTAAGTACGCTACCTAG